A section of the Acanthochromis polyacanthus isolate Apoly-LR-REF ecotype Palm Island chromosome 1, KAUST_Apoly_ChrSc, whole genome shotgun sequence genome encodes:
- the map4k5 gene encoding mitogen-activated protein kinase kinase kinase kinase 5 isoform X2, translating to MQDVLVGGVCVVKATMDIFPRPSGEIQRRNPQHDFELIQRVGSGTYGDVYKARNIQTGALAAVKIIKLEPGDDFSIIQQEIFMVKECMHHNIVAYFGSYLCREKLWICMEYCGGGSLQDIYHVTGPLSELQIAYVSRETLQGLGYLHTKGKMHRDIKGANILLTDNGDVKLADFGVAAKITATIAKRKSFIGTPYWMAPEVAAVEKNGGYNQLCDIWAVGITSIELAELQPPMFDLHPMRALFLMSKSSFQPPKLKDKNKWSAAFHNFVKVSLTKNPKKRPTAEKLLSHVFVAQTGLTRRLAVDLLDKMNNPDNHQHYSEVDDDDLEPLSAVRHTIRSTNKHARAERTRSEIDSNNGTDHGGPFSSPSFTEGHRGDAVDKLQFEPPLRKETEAHSEMDVSKDNDFPSPWSPFAEGGITTRSLLKSVEDELFQRGHTAHLEDAFEEVELPTLKPGVPPPLPPKPRLNSSSEEIGLNDERCLTVRRFPNSENGPSQVSRRQSTPEQGNKVEHSSPDYLSASVSSPGLLSHASDPDDSDDSVNDGSPKPPPNRQHRKEKKEFPKPAINGLPPTPKVLMGACFSKVFDGCPLKINCATSWIHPDTKDQYLIFGTEDGIYTLNLNELHEATMEQLFPRKCTWLYVINNNLMSLSGRSFQLYSHNLIGLFEQLKKPGLAAQFQTHRFPDKILPRRFALTTKIPDTKGCHKCCIVRNPYTGHKYLCGALQSGIVLLQWYEPMQRFMLIKHFDFPLPSPLKVFEMLVVPEQEYPLVCVAISQGTEPGQVVRFETINLNSCSSWFTEMGTNNQQVDAIHVTQLERDTVLVCLDQNLKIVNLQGRLKSNKKLASELSFDFCIGSVVCLQDSVLAFWKHGMQGKSFKSNEVTQEISDPSRVFRLLGSDRVVVLESRPTDNPTALSNLYILAGHENSY from the exons GCTCGAAACATACAAACGGGAGCGCTTGCTGCTGTGAAGATCATAAAGTTGGAACCAG GGGATGACTTTTCCATTATACAGCAGGAAATCTTCATGGTGAAGGAATGCATGCACCACAACATTGTGGCCTACTTTGGGAGCTACCTCTG TCGAGAGAAACTTTGGATATGTATGGAGTACTGTGGTGGAGGGTCTCTGCAGGACATCTATCATG tgactggacctttgtCAGAACTCCAAATTGCGTATGTCAGCAGAGAGACCTTACAG GGTTTGGGATATCTGCACACCAAGGGCAAGATGCACCGCGACATCAAG GGTGCCAACATACTTCTAACAGACAACGGAGATGTGAAGTTAG CTGACTTTGGAGTTGCAGCCAAAATAACAGCCACCATTGCCAAAAGAAAGTCCTTCATCGGAACACCTTATTG GATGGCTCCAGAAGTGGCAGCAGTTGAGAAGAACGGCGGCTACAACCAGCTGTGCGATATCTGGGCCGTTGGCATCACTTCCATAGAGCTGGCCGAGCTGCAGCCTCCGATGTTTGACCTGCATCCAATGAG GGCCTTGTTTTTGATGTCCAAGAGTAGCTTCCAGCCTCCCAAGCTAAAAGACAAGAACAAATG GTCTGCTGCCTTCCATAACTTTGTCAAAGTGTCTCTCACAAAGAACCCAAAGAAGCGGCCCACTGCAGAGAAGCTTCTATCG CACGTGTTTGTGGCCCAGACGGGTTTGACAAGGAGGCTCGCAGTCGACCTCCTAGATAAGATGAACAACCCAGACAACCACCAGCATTACAGTGAAGTGGATGACGATGACCTCGAG cCCCTCTCTGCAGTCAGACACACCATCCGCTCCACCAACAAACACGCCAGAGCTGAGAGGACGCGCTCAGAGATCGACT CAAACAATGGAACAGACCACGGAGGGCCTTTCTCAAGTCCTAGCTTCACTGAGGGCCACAGGGGGGATGCAG TCGACAAGCTCCAGTTTGAACCGCCGCTCCGGAAGGAAACCGAGGCTCACTCTGAAATG GATGTGAGTAAAGATAACGACTTCCCTTCCCCCTGGAGTCCGTTTGCAGAGGGAGGAATAACAACCAG GAGTCTTCTCAAAAGCGTTGAGGATGAATTGTTCCAACG GGGACACACTGCCCATCTTGAAGATGCCTTTGAAGAAGTGGAGCT GCCGACCCTCAAGCCCGGTGTACCTCCTCCTCTGCCCCCTAAG CCGCGGTTGAACAGCTCCTCGGAGGAAATCGGCCTTAATGATGAGAGGTGTCTGACTGTCCGGAGGTTCCCTAACTCGGAGAACGGACCCAGCCAGGTGTCTCGCAGACAGAGCACACCTGAGCAGGGCAACAAGGTGGAGCACTCCTCTCCAGATTACCTCTCAGCCAGCGTCAGCAGCCCCGGCCTTTTGTCTCACGCCTCTGATCCTG ATGATTCAGATGACAGCGTGAACGACGGCAGTCCCAAGCCACCACCCAACCGGCAGCACCGGAAAGAGAAGAAGGAATTCCCT AAACCAGCTATCAACGGCCTGCCACCCACTCCTAAAGTGCTG ATGGGAGCCTGTTTCTCTAAAGTGTTTGATGGCTGTCCATTGAAGATCAACTGTGCCACATCATGGATTCATCCGGACACCAAAG aTCAGTACTTAATCTTTGGAACAGAGGATGGCATCTATACGCTGAATCTTAACGAGCTGCATGAAGCCACGATGGAGCAG CTTTTCCCAAGGAAGTGCACGTGGCTGTACGTCATCAACAACAACCTGATGTCACTGTCAG GGAGAAGCTTCCAGCTGTACTCTCACAATCTCATCGGGCTGTTTGAACAGCTGAAGAAGCCCGGTTTGGCTGCTCAGTTCCAGACTCATCGCTTCCCAGATAAAATTTTGCCCAG GAGATTTGCCTTAACAACTAAGATCCCCGACACAAAGGGCTGTCACAAGTGCTGCATTG TGAGAAACCCATATACGGGCCACAAGTACCTGTGTGGAGCGCTTCAGTCTGGGATTGTCCTGTTGCAGTGGTATGAGCCGATGCAGAGGTTCATGCTCATCAAG cactTTGACTTCCCTCTTCCCAGCCCGCTGAAAGTGTTTGAGATGCTGGTGGTCCCGGAGCAGGAGTATCCTCTGGTGTGTGTCGCCATCAGCCAGGGCACAGAACCTGGACAGGTGGTCCGCTTCGAGACGATCAATCTCAACTCCTGCTCCTCCTGGTTCACAGAGATGGGGACCA ATAATCAGCAGGTGGATGCGATCCATGTCACCCAGCTGGAGAGAGACACAGTGTTGGTGTGTTTGGACC AAAATTTGAAGATCGTTAATCTCCAGGGCAGACTCAAGTCCAACAAGAAGCTGGCCTCTGAGCTCAGCTTTGACTTCTGCATCGGATCTGTTG TGTGCCTTCAGGACAGCGTCCTCGCCTTCTGGAAACACGGCATGCAGGGAAAGAGCTTCAAGTCCAATGAG GTGACCCAGGAGATTTCTGACCCAAGCAGAGTCTTCCGCCTCCTCGGATCCGACAG GGTGGTGGTTTTGGAGAGCCGACCGACCGACAACCCCACGGCTCTGAGCAACCTCTACATCCTAGCAGGTCACGAGAACAGTTACTGA
- the map4k5 gene encoding mitogen-activated protein kinase kinase kinase kinase 5 isoform X6, whose protein sequence is MQDVLVGGVCVVKATMDIFPRPSGEIQRRNPQHDFELIQRVGSGTYGDVYKARNIQTGALAAVKIIKLEPGDDFSIIQQEIFMVKECMHHNIVAYFGSYLCREKLWICMEYCGGGSLQDIYHVTGPLSELQIAYVSRETLQGLGYLHTKGKMHRDIKGANILLTDNGDVKLADFGVAAKITATIAKRKSFIGTPYWMAPEVAAVEKNGGYNQLCDIWAVGITSIELAELQPPMFDLHPMRALFLMSKSSFQPPKLKDKNKWSAAFHNFVKVSLTKNPKKRPTAEKLLSHVFVAQTGLTRRLAVDLLDKMNNPDNHQHYSEVDDDDLEPLSAVRHTIRSTNKHARAERTRSEIDFDKLQFEPPLRKETEAHSEMDVSKDNDFPSPWSPFAEGGITTRGHTAHLEDAFEEVELPTLKPGVPPPLPPKPRLNSSSEEIGLNDERCLTVRRFPNSENGPSQVSRRQSTPEQGNKVEHSSPDYLSASVSSPGLLSHASDPALIKPECKDDSDDSVNDGSPKPPPNRQHRKEKKEFPKPAINGLPPTPKVLMGACFSKVFDGCPLKINCATSWIHPDTKDQYLIFGTEDGIYTLNLNELHEATMEQLFPRKCTWLYVINNNLMSLSGRSFQLYSHNLIGLFEQLKKPGLAAQFQTHRFPDKILPRRFALTTKIPDTKGCHKCCIVRNPYTGHKYLCGALQSGIVLLQWYEPMQRFMLIKHFDFPLPSPLKVFEMLVVPEQEYPLVCVAISQGTEPGQVVRFETINLNSCSSWFTEMGTNNQQVDAIHVTQLERDTVLVCLDQNLKIVNLQGRLKSNKKLASELSFDFCIGSVVCLQDSVLAFWKHGMQGKSFKSNEVTQEISDPSRVFRLLGSDRVVVLESRPTDNPTALSNLYILAGHENSY, encoded by the exons GCTCGAAACATACAAACGGGAGCGCTTGCTGCTGTGAAGATCATAAAGTTGGAACCAG GGGATGACTTTTCCATTATACAGCAGGAAATCTTCATGGTGAAGGAATGCATGCACCACAACATTGTGGCCTACTTTGGGAGCTACCTCTG TCGAGAGAAACTTTGGATATGTATGGAGTACTGTGGTGGAGGGTCTCTGCAGGACATCTATCATG tgactggacctttgtCAGAACTCCAAATTGCGTATGTCAGCAGAGAGACCTTACAG GGTTTGGGATATCTGCACACCAAGGGCAAGATGCACCGCGACATCAAG GGTGCCAACATACTTCTAACAGACAACGGAGATGTGAAGTTAG CTGACTTTGGAGTTGCAGCCAAAATAACAGCCACCATTGCCAAAAGAAAGTCCTTCATCGGAACACCTTATTG GATGGCTCCAGAAGTGGCAGCAGTTGAGAAGAACGGCGGCTACAACCAGCTGTGCGATATCTGGGCCGTTGGCATCACTTCCATAGAGCTGGCCGAGCTGCAGCCTCCGATGTTTGACCTGCATCCAATGAG GGCCTTGTTTTTGATGTCCAAGAGTAGCTTCCAGCCTCCCAAGCTAAAAGACAAGAACAAATG GTCTGCTGCCTTCCATAACTTTGTCAAAGTGTCTCTCACAAAGAACCCAAAGAAGCGGCCCACTGCAGAGAAGCTTCTATCG CACGTGTTTGTGGCCCAGACGGGTTTGACAAGGAGGCTCGCAGTCGACCTCCTAGATAAGATGAACAACCCAGACAACCACCAGCATTACAGTGAAGTGGATGACGATGACCTCGAG cCCCTCTCTGCAGTCAGACACACCATCCGCTCCACCAACAAACACGCCAGAGCTGAGAGGACGCGCTCAGAGATCGACT TCGACAAGCTCCAGTTTGAACCGCCGCTCCGGAAGGAAACCGAGGCTCACTCTGAAATG GATGTGAGTAAAGATAACGACTTCCCTTCCCCCTGGAGTCCGTTTGCAGAGGGAGGAATAACAACCAG GGGACACACTGCCCATCTTGAAGATGCCTTTGAAGAAGTGGAGCT GCCGACCCTCAAGCCCGGTGTACCTCCTCCTCTGCCCCCTAAG CCGCGGTTGAACAGCTCCTCGGAGGAAATCGGCCTTAATGATGAGAGGTGTCTGACTGTCCGGAGGTTCCCTAACTCGGAGAACGGACCCAGCCAGGTGTCTCGCAGACAGAGCACACCTGAGCAGGGCAACAAGGTGGAGCACTCCTCTCCAGATTACCTCTCAGCCAGCGTCAGCAGCCCCGGCCTTTTGTCTCACGCCTCTGATCCTG CTCTCATTAAACCTGAATGTAAAG ATGATTCAGATGACAGCGTGAACGACGGCAGTCCCAAGCCACCACCCAACCGGCAGCACCGGAAAGAGAAGAAGGAATTCCCT AAACCAGCTATCAACGGCCTGCCACCCACTCCTAAAGTGCTG ATGGGAGCCTGTTTCTCTAAAGTGTTTGATGGCTGTCCATTGAAGATCAACTGTGCCACATCATGGATTCATCCGGACACCAAAG aTCAGTACTTAATCTTTGGAACAGAGGATGGCATCTATACGCTGAATCTTAACGAGCTGCATGAAGCCACGATGGAGCAG CTTTTCCCAAGGAAGTGCACGTGGCTGTACGTCATCAACAACAACCTGATGTCACTGTCAG GGAGAAGCTTCCAGCTGTACTCTCACAATCTCATCGGGCTGTTTGAACAGCTGAAGAAGCCCGGTTTGGCTGCTCAGTTCCAGACTCATCGCTTCCCAGATAAAATTTTGCCCAG GAGATTTGCCTTAACAACTAAGATCCCCGACACAAAGGGCTGTCACAAGTGCTGCATTG TGAGAAACCCATATACGGGCCACAAGTACCTGTGTGGAGCGCTTCAGTCTGGGATTGTCCTGTTGCAGTGGTATGAGCCGATGCAGAGGTTCATGCTCATCAAG cactTTGACTTCCCTCTTCCCAGCCCGCTGAAAGTGTTTGAGATGCTGGTGGTCCCGGAGCAGGAGTATCCTCTGGTGTGTGTCGCCATCAGCCAGGGCACAGAACCTGGACAGGTGGTCCGCTTCGAGACGATCAATCTCAACTCCTGCTCCTCCTGGTTCACAGAGATGGGGACCA ATAATCAGCAGGTGGATGCGATCCATGTCACCCAGCTGGAGAGAGACACAGTGTTGGTGTGTTTGGACC AAAATTTGAAGATCGTTAATCTCCAGGGCAGACTCAAGTCCAACAAGAAGCTGGCCTCTGAGCTCAGCTTTGACTTCTGCATCGGATCTGTTG TGTGCCTTCAGGACAGCGTCCTCGCCTTCTGGAAACACGGCATGCAGGGAAAGAGCTTCAAGTCCAATGAG GTGACCCAGGAGATTTCTGACCCAAGCAGAGTCTTCCGCCTCCTCGGATCCGACAG GGTGGTGGTTTTGGAGAGCCGACCGACCGACAACCCCACGGCTCTGAGCAACCTCTACATCCTAGCAGGTCACGAGAACAGTTACTGA